The Polyodon spathula isolate WHYD16114869_AA unplaced genomic scaffold, ASM1765450v1 scaffolds_4211, whole genome shotgun sequence nucleotide sequence TAGAATACCAAACATAAAGGAACAAGCAGGAACAAATCACAtaattaaaacattcttaaatgAACTCACATTGAACAGTTCATTTCACTTAGGATCATTGGTAAACCATTCTTTATAgactatatattttgttattttttcacctgaATTATTTCAATTAATTAGAATCGTAGACGGTATTTAAACTGGACGTCTCTGACTGGTTGCATAGATCCAAAACCCCAGGGTGTGACATCAATGGAGGGGATTTCCTCATCTGGGTTTTCCAGCTCAAACTCAAAGTATGTCAGCATGAGGAAGACAAACTGTTTGAGCTCATTTGTAGCAAAGAAGCGTCCCGGGCACATAGTGACTCCAGCACCCCAAGGCATGTTATAATATTTCAGCTTCTTACCATCTTTGTAAAAGTCAGTCTTTTTGGTCCCCTCCAGGGTCAGGAATCGGTCATATTTAAATTTGTCTGGGTCTGGATGCACGTCCGGGTCCATCTGCACTGCAGTGTATGGGAACAGCGCCACTCTGTCCCCCTCTCGTATGCTGTACTCACGCTCATCTGCCATCCTGAGTTTCATGTCCTGCATGACAGCCCTGGTGAGAACTGGGGCAGCAGTTAAGCGAAGGGTTTCCTCCACTGCACTGTCTAAAATGGGGGTCTTGAGAAGCATGTCTCTAGTGAGATTAAGTAGTGGGGCCCCAGATGTGACCATTTGGCCGGTTTCCCTCAAGAGCTGGTCCACTTCCCCCTGGACTGCCTTCATGGCTTCAGAATGCTTCATGAGGAACAGTAGCAGCCAGAATGCAGACGGACCAGTGTTGCCCTGGGAAGCCCAGAGCAGCACAAACATGTATCTGTCCAGCATGGATTCCTTCATTCCATTATCAGCTCTCACCCGCTGCTGATCCAACACCCAGCTGCTGATGTTATCTTTGTTAGCCCCCTTCTGCACAGAGAGCCTGTTCCAAAACAACCTCTTCAACCTCTCTGCTTCCATCTTTTCCTTTGGCGGCAGCACTCCATATGCCAGCCGGGGGAAGAGTCTATCGTACTTGCGGAACTCTTGGAACAGTTCCTCAGATTGGATACGGTCTTGCTCTTTAGCTTTCTCCAAACTGCCAGCTTCCTTGGCAGTCTCGTTGCCGTAAAGTGCAAGGTAGCCAGCCCTGAAGACAATGTTGTAGCTATAGTTGAACAGTCCATCCTGGCTCCATGCTTTTTGCTCTTTCCTCGAGCCAATGCTATGCAGCATCAGCCTCTGCAAGTTCTCCATCATGGCCTGGGTCATAACCACCAAGCCGTCGCCCATCAGGTGCTTGTTACTGGAGGTTTGCAGGAACTTGCGGTAATTTTCCGTTGTGTGGTAGCCAAAGACCTTTTCTATCAGCTGTACAGCAAACTTGTTAAAGTCAAGCTTGGCTCTGGCCTCTTTCACTACAGTGCCAAAAGAAAAGGGGTCCATGAGGAAGGTGAAGTAGTGACCTGCTaactgcacagtgaaaatgcTCCCATGCTTCTCTTGCATCTTCTGCAGGAACTTGGCTGTGTCCCTTCGGAAGTCCAGCACATGGCCCAGCCATGGTATGGGGCCCTTGTCCAGGGGAGGCTCTCCGGGTCGTCTTTTACGTAAAGCTCCCAAGAAATAAAGGCCACTGAGGATGGAGATTAGCAAGGCAAGGAGGACTGGAAGCAAGAGAGGCATATTTTCTTCCTGTTACTCTGAGCACTGCTCTGACTGAGAGCTAAGAGAAAGTGACAAATAATGCTAAACACTAGCTCCTCCTTTTGGTCTGCCAGCCAGTCATGGTGGAGTGTACTGAGTGAGAACTGACCAGTGAGAACAAATACCTGTTGGACCAGTTTTACAGAGGACATGGCAGACTGATTGGCTCCAGGCAGTCACAGCAGGAGAGACAGAGATAGTGGCGGCACCAGGCTCTCCCTGTTGAGGAAGCTGAGGGGGACAAGGTAAAAACTTGAAGGGGCTACACTCCACTTTCTGTGGACACGTATAGTGTCAATGTTTCCATATGTGTCACAAAACTTCAGTATTATGGTGGAATAATTATTattcacatttaataataattaacacatttatttaaaaaaaagtaacatattcaaccaaatcaaaCTTTAAGGATCattcaactaaataaaaaacattattaggaTTCACTAAAAGgtgaacatatataaaataaaacttgtaagaaatgGTAAAATGCGATATgttttgtcatttataataaatagctttacaGGAAACACACGTTCtttccgcaaaaaaaaaaaagtcgagtCAGATACACTTAACAATTCCCACAGCCTATCCTCGCTCGCAAATGACAGACATTCCACGTATATGAAAATAATAGTTTACACTGGattatgaaaaggaaacattaaaaggagagcaatacattaaaactggtaaaatgagaaagaaaaaaaaaatcacatagctatctatttatatgaaataaaaagctctctcacaaaaggagacaaataaatattttcacttatgttaaattaatttattgaattaAACATAGTAGTCACTTTCTTTTAATGTTGAATGTTCTTATTTCTGTACATagatactaataatactaataatactgtatacaacaaAGCTTCAACTTGTAAATGCTCCCTTGTGTTTCATGCTTACTGGAAAAGAACGTATTAGACACAAATATCACTGTAAAAACAGTTAAACTGCAGAGTAACAGGGGTGTTCACACTGAGAGACAAGAGAGACACAGGGGGTTTGATATTGAAAACGCTGCttagtccaggttttattaaacatACA carries:
- the LOC121312642 gene encoding 5-beta-cholestane-3-alpha,7-alpha-diol 12-alpha-hydroxylase-like is translated as MPLLLPVLLALLISILSGLYFLGALRKRRPGEPPLDKGPIPWLGHVLDFRRDTAKFLQKMQEKHGSIFTVQLAGHYFTFLMDPFSFGTVVKEARAKLDFNKFAVQLIEKVFGYHTTENYRKFLQTSSNKHLMGDGLVVMTQAMMENLQRLMLHSIGSRKEQKAWSQDGLFNYSYNIVFRAGYLALYGNETAKEAGSLEKAKEQDRIQSEELFQEFRKYDRLFPRLAYGVLPPKEKMEAERLKRLFWNRLSVQKGANKDNISSWVLDQQRVRADNGMKESMLDRYMFVLLWASQGNTGPSAFWLLLFLMKHSEAMKAVQGEVDQLLRETGQMVTSGAPLLNLTRDMLLKTPILDSAVEETLRLTAAPVLTRAVMQDMKLRMADEREYSIREGDRVALFPYTAVQMDPDVHPDPDKFKYDRFLTLEGTKKTDFYKDGKKLKYYNMPWGAGVTMCPGRFFATNELKQFVFLMLTYFEFELENPDEEIPSIDVTPWGFGSMQPVRDVQFKYRLRF